From one Flavobacterium sp. N502536 genomic stretch:
- a CDS encoding M23 family metallopeptidase has translation MRFSLLSLFFCPFIFAQTQYPKDYFSPPLEIPMQLSGNFGELRPNHFHAGFDLKTNQREGLNVHAIADGYVSRIKISTFGNGKCIYITHPNGYTSVYGHLQTPVGPILDYVMKTHYKEKAYEIEVFPKPNELPVTKGQLIGLSGNTGSSEGPHLHFEIRDTKTEFVINPIFFGFDKNIKDSKKPSILSVYVYPMENTTVNQSRQPLLLNVALQKDGTYVASKVKANGKIGFGISAVDYDDVSFNKNGVFNVSTFVNGNQNYNYQFNTYSFDEMRYINAFIDYGKYKKSGQRAQKLFMKTPYALSIIKTDSLRGVVSAEPNLTSSYRIEVSDYFGNLSAVTVPIEYDTATPIVKEEPVTSKYFIKVNKDSNFEKENMAVFFPAGTFYDDFNLNFDVKNNRIYIHDDTVPVHSNFTITIKDSSFPEALKDKLFIGRFSGNNASYNGTLRKGDVFTAKSKILGQYGLVLDTIAPTIKIAKPIQDKWITGTKKIEFTINDASSGIKSYNGYLNGNWILFEYESKTRKITHTFDDTLVAEGANDLKIEVIDNVGNSAIFETHFFRSQQK, from the coding sequence ATGAGATTTTCACTGCTTAGTCTGTTTTTTTGCCCGTTTATTTTCGCACAGACCCAATATCCGAAAGATTATTTTAGTCCGCCACTTGAAATTCCGATGCAGCTTTCCGGTAATTTCGGGGAGTTGCGACCGAATCACTTTCACGCGGGTTTTGACTTAAAAACAAATCAAAGAGAAGGATTAAATGTGCATGCCATTGCCGATGGATATGTGTCGAGAATTAAAATCTCCACTTTTGGAAACGGGAAATGTATTTACATTACCCATCCAAACGGCTATACTTCGGTGTACGGACATTTGCAAACCCCTGTTGGTCCAATTCTGGATTATGTCATGAAAACGCACTATAAAGAAAAGGCATATGAGATCGAAGTATTCCCAAAACCGAATGAATTACCGGTAACAAAAGGTCAGCTTATTGGACTTTCGGGAAATACAGGTTCTTCAGAAGGACCGCATTTGCATTTTGAAATTCGCGATACCAAAACAGAGTTTGTTATTAATCCGATATTTTTTGGCTTCGATAAAAACATAAAAGACAGTAAGAAACCAAGTATTTTGAGTGTTTATGTTTATCCAATGGAAAACACGACTGTAAATCAGTCCAGACAGCCATTGTTGTTAAATGTTGCCCTTCAAAAAGACGGAACCTATGTGGCAAGCAAAGTAAAAGCCAATGGTAAAATAGGCTTCGGAATTTCAGCTGTAGATTATGACGATGTTTCGTTTAATAAAAACGGAGTTTTTAATGTCTCTACTTTTGTCAACGGAAATCAAAATTACAATTATCAGTTTAATACCTATTCCTTTGATGAAATGCGTTACATAAATGCGTTCATCGATTATGGAAAATATAAAAAATCAGGACAGCGGGCGCAGAAACTTTTTATGAAAACACCTTATGCGTTGAGTATTATTAAGACCGATTCGTTGCGTGGTGTGGTTTCGGCTGAGCCAAATTTAACTTCGAGTTATCGAATTGAGGTTTCGGATTATTTTGGGAATTTAAGTGCGGTTACCGTTCCAATTGAGTACGACACCGCAACACCAATCGTAAAAGAGGAGCCTGTAACGTCGAAGTATTTTATCAAAGTCAATAAAGATTCGAATTTCGAAAAAGAAAATATGGCTGTATTTTTTCCGGCTGGAACTTTTTATGATGATTTTAATTTAAACTTTGATGTTAAAAATAATCGCATTTATATTCATGACGATACTGTTCCGGTGCATTCTAATTTTACTATTACAATTAAAGACAGTTCGTTTCCGGAAGCTTTAAAGGATAAACTTTTTATTGGAAGATTTAGCGGAAACAACGCCAGTTATAATGGAACGCTAAGAAAAGGAGATGTTTTTACGGCCAAGTCAAAAATATTAGGACAGTATGGTTTGGTCTTAGATACCATTGCACCGACCATTAAAATCGCAAAGCCAATTCAGGACAAGTGGATTACCGGAACGAAAAAAATTGAATTTACCATTAATGATGCTTCTTCGGGAATTAAATCGTATAACGGTTATTTAAATGGAAATTGGATTTTGTTTGAATATGAAAGCAAAACGAGAAAAATTACCCATACTTTTGATGACACTCTTGTGGCAGAAGGGGCAAATGATTTAAAAATAGAAGTGATTGATAATGTAGGAAATTCTGCTATCTTTGAAACTCATTTTTTTAGAAGCCAACAAAAATAA
- a CDS encoding ABC transporter ATP-binding protein, with amino-acid sequence MSNFKKIVPFIYPYKKYAFLNIFFNILYALFSTLSFMALIPMLQVLFDKTKKVYVMPTYEGITHAKEFAQNYLSYYITKNTDPNNPGFILSVMVALIISIFLLKNLADYLAMFFINFLRNGVLRDMRNALYKKTLELPLAFYSEKRKGDVISRISADVNEVQTSFLAILELIVKEPLTIVFTICAMLIISAKLTLFVFIFIPVSGYIISLIGKQLKKQSGKAQQEQGSFLSTIEETIGGLKVVKGYNAENYFNTIFQNSTERFFKLSNSIGNRQNLASPASEFMGITVIAILLWYGGQMVLIEKTLDGPSFIAYMGLAYNILTPAKAISKASYGVKRGNAAAERVLEILEQENTITSKDKALEKTSFDNNISVQNINFKYEDETVLKDFSLEIKKGQTVALVGQSGSGKSTIANLLTRFYDVNDGTISIDGINIKDMDLQSLRSLMGLVTQDSILFNDTIKANIALGKLDATDDEIIEALKIANAYEFVKELPLGIYTNIGDSGNKLSGGQKQRLSIARAVLKNPPIMILDEATSALDTESEKFVQVALENMMQNRTSIVIAHRLSTIQKADLIVVMQKGKIVEQGTHDELIAHNGTYNKLVTMQSFES; translated from the coding sequence ATGAGTAATTTTAAAAAAATAGTTCCTTTTATATATCCGTATAAAAAATACGCATTCCTAAATATCTTTTTCAATATTTTGTATGCCCTTTTTAGCACCCTTTCCTTTATGGCATTAATTCCGATGCTTCAGGTTTTATTTGATAAAACAAAGAAGGTTTATGTTATGCCAACTTACGAAGGAATTACCCATGCAAAAGAATTTGCACAAAACTATCTGAGCTATTACATTACAAAAAATACAGATCCTAATAATCCCGGATTTATACTTTCTGTAATGGTGGCACTCATTATTTCGATCTTTCTATTGAAAAATTTAGCCGACTATCTCGCTATGTTTTTCATTAATTTTTTACGAAATGGTGTTTTAAGAGACATGCGAAATGCACTTTACAAAAAAACACTGGAATTGCCTTTGGCTTTTTATTCTGAAAAAAGAAAAGGTGATGTTATTTCCAGAATTTCTGCCGATGTCAATGAGGTTCAGACTTCGTTTTTGGCCATCTTGGAGCTTATCGTAAAAGAGCCCCTAACTATTGTTTTCACCATATGCGCGATGTTAATCATCAGTGCTAAACTTACCTTATTTGTCTTTATTTTCATTCCTGTTTCGGGATATATCATCTCCTTAATTGGAAAGCAGTTAAAAAAACAGTCCGGTAAGGCACAACAGGAACAAGGAAGTTTTTTATCTACTATTGAAGAAACCATTGGCGGTTTAAAAGTTGTAAAAGGATACAATGCCGAGAATTACTTCAACACTATCTTTCAAAATTCAACAGAACGTTTTTTCAAACTATCCAACAGTATCGGGAATCGTCAGAACTTAGCATCACCTGCCAGTGAGTTTATGGGTATCACCGTGATTGCCATATTACTTTGGTACGGAGGACAAATGGTTTTAATTGAAAAAACACTTGATGGTCCTTCCTTTATTGCTTATATGGGATTAGCCTATAACATTTTAACTCCGGCAAAAGCAATCTCTAAAGCTTCATACGGCGTAAAAAGAGGTAATGCTGCAGCTGAACGTGTTCTTGAAATTTTAGAGCAGGAAAACACCATTACATCAAAAGATAAAGCGTTAGAAAAAACATCGTTCGACAATAACATCAGCGTTCAGAACATCAACTTTAAATATGAAGACGAAACGGTTTTAAAAGACTTCTCTCTTGAGATCAAAAAAGGACAAACCGTTGCACTTGTTGGACAATCCGGAAGCGGAAAAAGTACGATTGCCAATTTACTGACCCGTTTTTATGATGTTAACGACGGAACAATTTCAATTGACGGCATCAACATTAAAGACATGGACCTGCAGTCGCTTCGCAGTTTGATGGGATTGGTAACTCAGGACAGTATTTTGTTCAATGATACCATCAAAGCCAATATCGCTTTAGGAAAACTTGACGCGACAGACGACGAGATTATTGAGGCACTGAAAATTGCCAATGCTTATGAGTTTGTAAAAGAACTTCCATTAGGTATTTACACCAACATCGGCGACAGCGGAAACAAGCTTTCAGGCGGGCAAAAACAACGACTGTCGATTGCCAGAGCGGTGTTAAAAAACCCTCCAATTATGATTTTGGATGAAGCCACATCAGCATTGGATACTGAAAGTGAAAAATTTGTTCAGGTCGCTTTAGAAAACATGATGCAAAACAGAACTTCGATTGTAATTGCTCACCGTCTTTCGACCATTCAGAAAGCAGATCTGATCGTAGTCATGCAAAAAGGAAAAATTGTAGAACAAGGAACACATGACGAACTGATTGCGCATAACGGAACCTACAACAAACTGGTTACCATGCAGTCTTTCGAATCTTAA
- the rny gene encoding ribonuclease Y, translated as MDIITIIISGIVGIAAGFAIAKIIEKSNISNLIKNAKKEAASILKDANLEAENIKKDKILQAKERFIELKSEHEQVILARDKKVAEVEKRVRDKESQVSNELSKAKKVNDDFEAKTQEYNNKIEVLDKKQTEVDKLHKSQLQQLEVISGLSAEEAKEQLVEGLKAEAKSKAMSHIQDTIEEAKLTAQQEAKKIIINTIQRVGTEEAVENCVSVFNIESDDVKGRIIGREGRNIRALEAATGVEIIVDDTPEAIILSCFDPVRREIARLSLHKLVTDGRIHPARIEEVVAKTAKQIDDEIIEVGKRTVIDLGIHGLHPELIKVVGRMKYRSSYGQNLLQHSREVSKLCGIMAAELGLNVKLAKRAGLLHDIGKVPDTESDLPHALLGMQWAEKYGEKEEVCNAIGAHHDEIEMKSLLSPIVQVCDAISGARPGARRQVLDSYIQRLKDLEEVAYGFSGVKNAYAIQAGRELRVIVESEKVSDDNAANLSFEISQKIQTEMTYPGQVKVTVIRETRAVNIAK; from the coding sequence ATGGACATAATAACGATCATTATTTCAGGTATTGTAGGGATTGCAGCAGGTTTTGCAATTGCTAAAATTATCGAAAAAAGCAATATTTCTAACCTCATTAAAAACGCAAAAAAAGAAGCAGCTTCTATTTTAAAAGATGCTAATTTAGAAGCAGAAAATATCAAAAAAGATAAAATCCTTCAGGCAAAAGAGCGTTTTATCGAACTAAAATCAGAGCACGAACAAGTTATTTTAGCAAGAGATAAAAAAGTAGCAGAGGTAGAAAAAAGAGTACGTGATAAAGAATCACAAGTTTCAAACGAACTTTCGAAAGCCAAAAAAGTAAACGACGATTTTGAAGCTAAAACACAGGAATACAACAATAAAATTGAAGTTTTAGACAAGAAACAAACTGAAGTTGACAAATTACACAAAAGTCAATTGCAGCAGCTTGAAGTAATTTCAGGACTTTCTGCTGAAGAGGCAAAAGAGCAATTAGTAGAAGGCTTAAAAGCTGAAGCTAAAAGCAAAGCCATGTCTCATATTCAGGACACAATCGAAGAAGCTAAACTTACTGCTCAGCAAGAAGCTAAGAAAATTATCATCAATACGATCCAGAGAGTTGGAACGGAGGAAGCAGTTGAAAATTGCGTTTCTGTTTTTAACATTGAATCAGATGACGTAAAAGGTAGAATCATTGGACGTGAAGGCCGTAACATTAGAGCTCTTGAAGCTGCAACGGGAGTTGAAATCATCGTTGACGATACACCGGAAGCGATCATCCTTTCCTGCTTTGATCCGGTACGTAGAGAAATTGCACGTTTGTCTTTACACAAACTTGTAACTGACGGACGTATTCACCCTGCAAGAATTGAAGAAGTAGTTGCCAAAACAGCAAAACAAATTGACGACGAAATTATCGAAGTAGGTAAACGTACGGTTATCGACTTAGGAATTCACGGTTTACACCCTGAACTTATTAAAGTTGTGGGTAGAATGAAATACCGTTCTTCTTACGGACAAAACTTATTACAGCACTCGAGAGAAGTTTCTAAACTTTGTGGTATCATGGCAGCCGAATTAGGCTTAAACGTAAAACTAGCTAAAAGAGCCGGTTTACTTCACGATATTGGTAAAGTTCCGGATACTGAAAGTGACTTACCTCACGCTTTATTAGGAATGCAGTGGGCTGAAAAATATGGTGAAAAAGAAGAGGTTTGTAACGCCATTGGAGCGCACCACGACGAGATCGAAATGAAATCATTACTTTCTCCTATCGTTCAGGTTTGTGATGCTATTTCAGGAGCAAGACCAGGTGCAAGACGTCAGGTTTTAGACTCGTATATTCAACGTTTGAAAGATCTTGAAGAAGTAGCTTACGGATTTAGCGGTGTAAAAAATGCCTATGCAATTCAGGCAGGTAGAGAACTTCGTGTGATTGTAGAAAGTGAAAAAGTTTCTGATGACAATGCTGCGAATTTATCTTTTGAGATTTCACAAAAAATCCAAACCGAAATGACGTATCCAGGTCAGGTAAAAGTTACTGTAATTAGAGAAACCAGAGCGGTTAATATCGCGAAGTAA
- a CDS encoding PDDEXK nuclease domain-containing protein, translated as MSDKPDTNDKPELLDSIIGLIDQSRHFVAKTVNQELTLLYWKIGKTINEEILKNDRADYGKKIIPSLSEALTKRYGIGFNKRNLQSFIKLNLEIQDFEILHTLCAKLTWSHIRSLIYIESPIKREFYIQMSIHERWSVRTLQERMDSMLFERTAISKKPEETIVNDLALLKNQKQISPDLTFRDPYFLDFLGLHDTYSEKDLESSILAQLQNFITEMGSEFAFLARQKRITIDDEDFYIDLLFYHRGLRRLVAIDLKLGKFKAGYKGQMELYLRWLEKNEQKEGENKPIGLILCSEKSPEQINYLMLDNDEQIKVSAYLTQLPEKKLLLEKLERAIAIAENNIINK; from the coding sequence ATGAGTGACAAACCTGACACAAATGACAAACCTGAACTATTAGATTCAATCATTGGACTAATAGATCAATCACGTCATTTTGTTGCCAAGACTGTCAATCAGGAACTAACGCTCTTATATTGGAAAATTGGAAAAACGATCAATGAAGAGATTCTAAAAAATGATCGCGCTGATTATGGGAAGAAAATAATTCCATCGCTAAGCGAAGCTTTAACCAAAAGATATGGGATAGGTTTCAACAAAAGAAACTTACAGAGTTTTATTAAGTTAAACCTTGAAATACAGGACTTTGAAATTTTGCACACACTGTGTGCAAAATTGACCTGGTCTCATATTCGATCCTTAATTTACATTGAAAGCCCGATAAAACGTGAATTCTACATCCAAATGAGCATTCACGAAAGATGGAGCGTGCGAACCTTACAAGAACGCATGGACAGTATGCTTTTTGAAAGAACTGCCATCAGCAAAAAGCCGGAAGAAACAATCGTTAATGATCTGGCTTTACTAAAAAACCAAAAACAAATTAGTCCGGATTTAACTTTTCGCGATCCTTATTTTTTAGATTTTTTAGGACTGCATGACACCTATTCTGAAAAAGATTTAGAAAGTTCAATCTTAGCTCAATTACAAAATTTCATCACCGAGATGGGCAGTGAATTTGCTTTTCTTGCCCGTCAAAAAAGGATAACTATTGATGATGAAGATTTTTACATCGATTTACTTTTTTACCATCGTGGTCTACGCCGACTGGTTGCCATTGACTTAAAACTCGGAAAATTTAAAGCAGGCTACAAAGGCCAAATGGAATTGTATTTACGCTGGTTAGAGAAAAATGAACAAAAAGAAGGTGAAAACAAACCAATTGGATTAATTTTGTGCAGTGAAAAATCTCCCGAACAAATTAATTACTTAATGCTTGACAACGATGAACAAATCAAAGTCTCTGCTTATTTAACCCAATTACCTGAAAAAAAATTATTGCTGGAAAAACTCGAAAGAGCCATTGCCATAGCAGAAAACAACATCATAAATAAATGA
- a CDS encoding carboxypeptidase-like regulatory domain-containing protein, whose protein sequence is MSSISFAQKAHVKGIILDSENHPVAGVNISSSGNVSQSDSNGFYEIIVPSDKKISLIFTHVSLKMMSLTVHLTSNEVFVFNPVMSSSEEQMGEVFVSSKNKKRVQGITNVDVAAIKKIPGANAGIENILKTLPGVNSNNELSSQYAVRGGNYDENLVYVNEVEVYRPFLIRSGQQEGLSFTNTDLVQNVDFSAGGFQVKFGDKLSSVLDITYRKPTQFGASLEASLLGGSMSVDAVSKNKKWSAVTGVRYRNNSLLVNSQDTQTNYTPTFADIQTNINYDISAKWQLSFLGNISQNKYLYQPLTRETKFGTIDQPMALAVYYEGKERDRYNTYFGALKTTYKVSPSLTLKFIGSLFHTVEQEHFDILAQYRLGTIENEDVTNVDFTRGIGSQLSHARNDLDALIANAEIKGFKEWKNDSQLEFGLKYTRESIRDRINEWEMIDSAGFSINPPIAFLPKSNQPYTPYTGPLLPYQDVRATNFNTINRFSGYAQYNKKTEIGSSQVWYHLGARFQSWNVSGAAVEGKNQTVFSPRAQFTLKPDWDMDMVFRLSGGLYHQPPFYRELRDLKGVVNPNVKAQESVHIVLGNDYNFKIWNRPFKWVTELYYKSLSDVNVYSIDNVRIRYVANNNAKAYAQGVDFRLNGEFVPGTESWISFGYLKTEENYENKGYIARPTDQRLKFAMLFQDYMPSIPSVKLYLNLVYNTGLPGGAPAYSDPYLYQSRLNDYRRADVGFAKVFVDGSTKVAKAKWLKNFKELSVGVEIFNLFNNQNAITNTWVRDVYSKNQYAIPNYMTSRVFNVKLNARL, encoded by the coding sequence ATGAGCAGTATTTCATTTGCTCAGAAGGCTCATGTGAAAGGTATAATTCTGGACAGTGAGAATCATCCTGTGGCGGGCGTAAATATTAGCTCTTCCGGCAATGTTTCGCAATCTGATTCAAATGGTTTTTATGAAATCATAGTGCCGTCAGATAAAAAGATCTCTTTGATTTTTACACATGTCTCTCTAAAAATGATGAGTCTGACAGTGCATTTGACATCAAATGAAGTTTTTGTTTTCAATCCGGTAATGAGCAGTTCGGAAGAACAAATGGGAGAAGTTTTTGTTTCTTCTAAAAATAAAAAAAGGGTGCAGGGGATCACCAATGTGGATGTTGCCGCCATAAAGAAAATTCCCGGAGCCAATGCCGGAATCGAAAATATATTAAAAACACTGCCCGGTGTAAATTCAAATAATGAACTGAGTTCTCAATATGCTGTTCGTGGTGGAAATTACGATGAAAATCTGGTATATGTCAATGAGGTCGAAGTCTACCGTCCGTTTTTAATTCGCTCGGGACAACAGGAGGGACTGAGCTTTACCAATACAGATCTTGTACAAAATGTCGATTTTTCGGCTGGAGGGTTTCAGGTAAAATTTGGCGATAAACTTTCCTCTGTTTTAGATATTACGTACCGAAAACCAACTCAGTTTGGTGCTTCTCTGGAAGCCAGTTTATTGGGCGGAAGTATGTCGGTTGACGCGGTTTCTAAAAATAAAAAATGGTCTGCCGTAACCGGTGTTCGTTACCGAAACAACAGTTTACTGGTAAACAGTCAGGATACACAAACCAATTATACACCGACTTTTGCTGACATTCAAACGAATATTAATTATGATATTTCTGCAAAATGGCAGCTTAGTTTCTTAGGTAATATTTCTCAAAACAAATATTTGTATCAGCCTCTGACCCGCGAAACAAAATTCGGAACCATAGATCAGCCTATGGCGCTGGCGGTGTATTATGAAGGAAAAGAGCGCGATCGCTACAATACTTATTTTGGTGCCCTGAAAACGACTTACAAAGTTTCTCCGAGTCTGACTTTAAAATTCATAGGTTCTCTTTTTCATACCGTAGAGCAGGAGCATTTTGATATACTGGCACAGTATCGACTGGGGACTATAGAAAATGAAGATGTTACAAATGTCGATTTTACGCGTGGAATTGGTTCACAGTTAAGTCACGCCCGAAATGATCTGGATGCTTTGATTGCCAATGCAGAGATCAAAGGTTTTAAAGAATGGAAAAATGACAGTCAGTTAGAATTTGGTTTGAAATATACCCGCGAATCTATCCGCGATCGAATTAACGAGTGGGAGATGATCGATTCGGCAGGGTTTTCGATTAATCCGCCGATTGCTTTTTTACCTAAAAGTAATCAGCCTTATACGCCGTACACCGGGCCGTTATTGCCTTATCAGGATGTGCGGGCAACAAACTTTAATACCATAAACCGATTTTCGGGATATGCGCAGTATAATAAAAAAACTGAAATTGGATCTAGTCAGGTTTGGTACCATCTGGGGGCTCGTTTTCAGAGTTGGAATGTTTCCGGAGCCGCTGTAGAGGGTAAAAATCAAACCGTTTTTAGTCCACGTGCCCAGTTTACTTTAAAACCGGATTGGGATATGGATATGGTTTTCCGACTTTCGGGAGGGCTTTACCATCAACCGCCTTTTTACCGTGAACTGCGGGATTTAAAGGGTGTTGTAAATCCAAACGTCAAAGCACAGGAATCGGTTCATATTGTTTTAGGGAATGATTATAATTTTAAAATATGGAACCGTCCTTTCAAATGGGTCACGGAACTTTATTACAAATCGCTTTCAGATGTCAATGTGTATTCAATCGATAATGTGCGAATTCGATATGTTGCCAACAATAATGCGAAAGCGTATGCTCAGGGAGTTGATTTTAGGCTCAATGGTGAGTTTGTACCCGGAACGGAATCGTGGATTAGCTTTGGTTATTTAAAAACCGAAGAAAATTATGAAAACAAAGGTTACATCGCGAGACCTACAGACCAGCGTTTGAAATTTGCCATGTTGTTTCAGGATTATATGCCAAGCATTCCGAGTGTAAAATTATACCTGAACTTAGTGTACAATACCGGTTTACCGGGAGGAGCTCCGGCTTATTCGGATCCGTACCTGTATCAAAGCAGGCTGAATGATTATCGCAGGGCCGATGTAGGGTTTGCGAAAGTTTTTGTAGATGGCAGTACTAAAGTTGCCAAAGCAAAATGGTTGAAAAACTTTAAAGAATTGTCTGTTGGAGTTGAGATTTTTAATCTTTTCAATAATCAGAATGCGATTACCAATACCTGGGTTCGTGATGTGTATTCTAAAAATCAGTATGCAATTCCAAATTATATGACCTCGAGGGTTTTTAATGTAAAGCTGAATGCGAGATTATGA
- a CDS encoding sensor histidine kinase — protein sequence MVFDLYGNENCLEVNNFYKKLLAEMPDLLFQFVVDSENKYTFPLVSKSADAIFELSVKDFTDDIKLVIYDRIFVQDRDLFFQSLVKARKEVQPWNVEFRALLPKKGMRWFKVSAKTERSPDGRVSFFGHVSDITELKDKEEKLRISEERFQFALEASTAGIWDWDMVTNTVFYSSLSLKILELESTDIFDDPERWDKIVHPDDLPKYYSDIQEHFDNKIPYYENYHRVMTSSGNYKWILDRGKVIERDENGKPLRVIGTHTDVSLQKEKELELLKTMKLYSDQNSRLVNFSHIVSHNLNTQAGNIKSILDFIDADVDKQTVNEMLEHLRTVSNDLNDTIANLTQIVKTQSNINIAVAPLRLSEYIEKTISTIKGYDKQTNVTIVNNVPKYLTINFNPAYLESVLLNFTTNAIKYAHPDRDPVVIFDFSIEPEGYKSLKITDNGLGIDLAVYGDLLFGMYKTFHKHQEARGIGLYITRNQIEAMKGSISVESKVGVGTSFKIIFNDI from the coding sequence ATGGTTTTTGATTTATATGGAAATGAGAATTGCTTAGAGGTAAATAATTTTTATAAAAAATTGCTTGCCGAAATGCCGGATTTGCTGTTTCAGTTTGTTGTCGACAGCGAAAACAAGTATACTTTCCCCTTGGTCAGCAAGTCAGCTGATGCCATTTTTGAGCTTAGTGTAAAGGATTTTACCGATGACATTAAATTGGTTATTTACGATCGGATTTTTGTTCAGGATCGTGATCTCTTTTTTCAGTCTTTGGTCAAAGCACGTAAGGAAGTACAGCCCTGGAATGTTGAATTTAGAGCTCTTTTGCCTAAAAAAGGAATGCGTTGGTTTAAGGTTTCGGCCAAAACCGAACGGTCTCCTGACGGGCGGGTTAGTTTCTTCGGGCATGTTTCGGACATTACGGAACTAAAGGATAAAGAGGAAAAATTACGTATTTCCGAAGAACGATTTCAATTTGCTCTGGAGGCTTCGACGGCCGGAATTTGGGATTGGGATATGGTGACCAATACGGTCTTCTATTCGTCATTGTCCTTAAAGATCCTGGAGTTGGAATCGACTGATATTTTTGATGATCCGGAACGCTGGGATAAGATTGTGCATCCCGACGATCTTCCAAAATACTATTCCGATATTCAGGAACACTTTGATAATAAGATTCCCTATTACGAAAATTACCATCGCGTAATGACATCCAGTGGCAATTATAAATGGATTTTAGACCGCGGAAAGGTTATTGAAAGGGATGAGAACGGAAAACCATTGCGTGTAATTGGCACGCATACCGATGTTTCTTTGCAAAAAGAGAAAGAATTAGAACTCTTGAAAACAATGAAACTGTATAGTGATCAAAACAGCCGATTGGTAAACTTCTCGCATATTGTTTCGCACAATTTAAATACGCAGGCCGGAAATATAAAGTCTATTTTGGATTTTATAGATGCAGATGTGGATAAACAAACGGTTAACGAAATGTTAGAGCATTTGCGAACCGTTTCTAATGATTTGAACGATACGATTGCCAATTTAACGCAGATTGTTAAAACACAAAGTAATATCAATATTGCCGTAGCGCCTTTGAGGCTTTCGGAGTATATTGAGAAAACAATTTCAACCATTAAAGGTTATGATAAACAAACAAACGTTACGATTGTAAACAATGTTCCGAAGTATCTGACGATTAATTTTAATCCGGCTTATCTGGAAAGTGTTTTGCTGAATTTTACAACAAACGCGATCAAATATGCGCATCCGGACCGGGATCCTGTTGTGATCTTCGATTTTTCGATTGAACCCGAAGGATATAAATCGTTAAAGATTACAGACAACGGTTTAGGGATCGATTTAGCGGTTTATGGCGATCTGTTGTTCGGAATGTATAAAACCTTTCACAAACATCAGGAAGCGCGCGGAATTGGCTTGTATATTACCAGAAACCAGATCGAGGCGATGAAAGGAAGTATCTCAGTAGAAAGTAAAGTAGGAGTAGGAACGAGTTTTAAAATAATCTTTAACGATATTTAG
- a CDS encoding cell division protein ZapA, whose product MDGKLRIKISIADRVYPLTVEPAQEEGLRSASKKIDAMIKQFEESYAVRDKQDVLAMCALQFASQVEQKQIDNAIDGEETIERIKRLNSLLDQYLEN is encoded by the coding sequence ATGGACGGAAAGCTTAGAATTAAAATATCAATTGCAGACAGAGTTTACCCGTTAACGGTGGAGCCAGCTCAGGAAGAAGGACTTAGAAGTGCTTCTAAAAAAATTGATGCCATGATCAAGCAATTCGAAGAAAGTTACGCGGTTCGCGATAAACAGGATGTTCTGGCGATGTGTGCCCTGCAATTTGCATCACAAGTCGAACAAAAACAAATTGATAACGCAATCGATGGTGAAGAAACTATCGAAAGAATTAAAAGATTAAATTCGCTATTAGATCAATATCTCGAAAATTAA